Proteins encoded by one window of Methermicoccus shengliensis DSM 18856:
- the ahbA gene encoding siroheme decarboxylase subunit alpha encodes MDELDRRIVDVLHTGFPLEAEPYAKIARELGISEEELMDRVRSLMDRGIIRRIAPILNTQRVGVCSTLVALKVPSEEMERVAERINSYEEVSHNYEREHEYNMWFTVSAPNQRRLERILSDISALGYPMLNLPTVKVFKINVRFDIV; translated from the coding sequence GTGGACGAGCTGGATAGAAGGATTGTGGACGTGCTGCACACTGGCTTTCCGCTCGAGGCAGAGCCCTATGCCAAAATCGCAAGGGAGCTTGGCATCAGTGAGGAGGAGCTAATGGACAGGGTGCGCTCCCTCATGGATAGGGGAATCATACGCAGGATTGCCCCCATCCTGAACACCCAGAGGGTGGGAGTATGCAGCACTCTCGTTGCCCTGAAGGTCCCAAGCGAGGAGATGGAGAGGGTGGCAGAGAGAATCAATAGCTATGAGGAGGTGTCCCACAACTACGAGCGTGAGCACGAGTACAACATGTGGTTTACAGTCTCTGCCCCAAACCAAAGGCGGCTCGAGCGGATACTCTCCGATATCAGCGCACTTGGATATCCCATGCTAAACCTTCCCACCGTGAAGGTGTTCAAGATAAACGTGAGGTTTGATATAGTATGA
- a CDS encoding TCP-1/cpn60 chaperonin family protein, which translates to MAGGGTTEFILSQMLKSYACTLPRKEQLAVLEFARALEAIPMALASNAGMNPTDALAAMRNYYTRGIDTMIDSSGRVTTPSTIEPVIVKKLALTSATEAANRVLMIDEIVPKR; encoded by the coding sequence GTGGCTGGTGGCGGAACAACCGAATTCATCCTATCGCAGATGCTGAAGAGCTACGCCTGCACGCTGCCCCGCAAAGAGCAGCTCGCAGTACTGGAGTTCGCAAGGGCGCTGGAGGCCATACCCATGGCGCTTGCTAGCAATGCTGGAATGAATCCGACCGATGCCCTCGCAGCAATGAGAAACTACTACACACGGGGAATAGACACCATGATCGACTCTTCTGGAAGGGTGACCACGCCTTCAACCATAGAGCCAGTGATTGTGAAGAAGTTGGCTCTCACCTCGGCCACGGAGGCAGCAAATCGCGTCCTCATGATAGATGAGATCGTGCCGAAAAGATAA
- a CDS encoding DUF6884 domain-containing protein → MRLCVVPCGSLKIWSRYPDAGATMARDVYIGSFARTCIEYAEKFYPDSYVILSAKYGFLFPDEIIPENYNVTFNDPKTNPISVEELRKQAEQKGLMRYDEIVVVAGSNYINIVKKVFAEKKIITPLKGLGGMGPMISAMKKAIKEEVEL, encoded by the coding sequence ATGAGGTTATGTGTAGTTCCCTGCGGGAGCCTGAAAATCTGGAGTAGGTATCCTGATGCAGGAGCTACAATGGCGAGAGATGTCTACATCGGCAGTTTCGCCAGAACCTGTATCGAGTATGCCGAGAAATTCTACCCTGATTCTTACGTCATTCTCTCAGCCAAGTATGGATTTCTGTTTCCGGACGAGATCATTCCGGAGAACTACAACGTAACATTTAACGATCCTAAGACAAATCCGATAAGCGTTGAGGAGCTCAGAAAGCAGGCTGAGCAAAAAGGATTGATGAGATATGATGAGATAGTGGTTGTTGCTGGAAGCAATTATATCAATATAGTCAAGAAGGTGTTTGCAGAGAAGAAAATCATAACTCCGCTGAAGGGTCTTGGTGGAATGGGTCCAATGATTTCAGCGATGAAGAAAGCTATAAAAGAGGAGGTGGAACTGTAA
- a CDS encoding carbonic anhydrase: MKFATCLNCMDGRVQLPVIHWIKENYAVDYVDMITEAGMDGVLVDENYSNMDRIDISLTKHNSNIIFIVGHHDGGGNPVDDETHKKQILIAVEKIKRLRHSPLGLWVSNEGKVEEITKK, encoded by the coding sequence ATGAAATTTGCCACCTGCTTAAATTGTATGGATGGTAGAGTGCAATTACCTGTTATCCATTGGATAAAGGAGAATTATGCTGTTGATTATGTTGATATGATAACAGAGGCTGGAATGGATGGTGTTTTAGTGGATGAAAATTATTCAAATATGGACAGAATAGATATATCGCTTACGAAACACAACTCGAACATTATTTTTATCGTAGGACACCATGATGGTGGGGGAAATCCCGTGGACGATGAAACGCATAAGAAACAAATTCTTATCGCTGTAGAAAAAATAAAAAGATTAAGACATTCCCCACTAGGATTATGGGTATCGAATGAAGGAAAGGTTGAAGAGATAACCAAAAAATAA
- a CDS encoding asparagine synthase C-terminal domain-containing protein produces MSVSVSMSTDDVENEVLAISIVRRALEDAASLTARHIEDKRAAIAFSGGLDSSILASLLDVPLVSIALEGSRDEQWVGRAASLLGARERTTIHVVGIEEVQRALCEVVGMLDTSSVLDVSIALPLYMLAQRAEGTDVLITGQGADELFGGYKRYEDAEDVGECMQCDLNELLQRGIHRDKKVAAAWGIALEAPYLSPPIIEAAQRISPELKLKRVGGEVIRKYVLRCAALQYVPEEIAWRKKHALQYSTGLMRAISRLASMHGFTRGTPMRLSRYLETLRG; encoded by the coding sequence GTGAGTGTGAGTGTGAGCATGTCCACAGATGACGTAGAGAATGAGGTGCTGGCCATCTCCATCGTGAGAAGAGCGCTCGAGGATGCGGCATCGCTCACTGCCAGGCACATTGAGGACAAAAGGGCGGCGATAGCGTTTTCTGGAGGGCTCGATAGCTCCATTCTGGCATCGCTGCTCGATGTGCCCCTCGTGAGCATAGCGCTCGAGGGCTCGAGGGACGAGCAGTGGGTTGGGCGGGCGGCATCGCTGCTCGGTGCAAGGGAGCGCACAACGATTCACGTGGTGGGTATCGAGGAGGTGCAAAGGGCTCTCTGCGAGGTGGTGGGCATGCTCGACACCTCCTCGGTGCTCGATGTGAGCATAGCACTTCCCCTTTACATGCTGGCCCAGAGAGCCGAGGGAACAGACGTGCTCATCACGGGACAGGGAGCAGATGAGCTGTTTGGTGGATATAAGAGGTACGAGGATGCCGAGGATGTGGGCGAGTGTATGCAGTGTGACCTGAACGAGCTGCTCCAGAGGGGTATTCACAGGGATAAGAAGGTGGCTGCTGCATGGGGAATCGCCCTCGAGGCTCCATACCTGAGTCCCCCCATCATCGAGGCTGCCCAGCGCATCTCCCCCGAGCTAAAGCTCAAGAGGGTCGGCGGCGAGGTGATAAGAAAGTACGTGCTGAGATGTGCAGCCCTCCAGTATGTCCCAGAGGAGATTGCATGGAGAAAAAAGCATGCCCTCCAGTATAGCACCGGCCTGATGCGCGCCATATCGAGGCTTGCCAGCATGCACGGATTCACGAGGGGCACTCCCATGCGGCTCTCACGCTATCTGGAAACTCTCAGAGGCTAA
- a CDS encoding HFX_2341 family transcriptional regulator domain-containing protein has translation MKTIEKVHIIPLGFERSVAVKPIRVLGGVRAHVITIGGKFAEKYELHEKQRYFERAVVADLEKLGLEVKVHYADLFDFRMAVGAIAEVVVEEKSAGSEVYLNLSSHGRLVSVASALVGWYHGVRMFYVFAERYARDEEEERMYGRSVCEKPVIFEIPSLEFVKLSEEERYAISLIYSQREHGKDYMKLRDLSERLEIQFPHIYSFSGEGRRKGQELLNKVNRRVVSRLEARGLIEKEKVGRNVILMLTKLGEFFALLG, from the coding sequence ATGAAAACAATCGAAAAAGTCCACATCATACCCCTCGGATTTGAGAGGAGTGTGGCTGTTAAACCGATAAGAGTTCTTGGCGGAGTAAGAGCACATGTCATAACGATAGGCGGAAAATTTGCGGAAAAGTATGAGCTCCATGAGAAGCAGAGGTATTTTGAAAGAGCTGTAGTGGCTGATCTGGAGAAACTTGGACTGGAGGTGAAAGTTCACTATGCAGATCTTTTTGACTTCAGGATGGCTGTTGGAGCGATAGCTGAAGTGGTGGTTGAAGAGAAGAGCGCTGGTAGTGAGGTTTACCTCAATCTTTCATCACACGGCAGGCTTGTGTCAGTAGCATCAGCTCTTGTTGGATGGTATCACGGAGTTAGAATGTTCTACGTTTTCGCTGAAAGATATGCGAGAGATGAAGAGGAAGAGAGAATGTACGGCAGGAGTGTATGTGAGAAGCCAGTTATATTTGAAATACCCAGCCTGGAGTTCGTCAAACTGAGTGAGGAGGAGAGATATGCTATTTCGCTTATCTATTCCCAAAGGGAACATGGTAAGGACTACATGAAACTGCGGGATCTGTCAGAAAGGCTTGAAATACAGTTTCCACACATTTACTCGTTCTCAGGCGAAGGGAGACGCAAAGGGCAAGAGCTGCTAAACAAAGTCAACAGGCGGGTTGTCAGCAGGCTTGAAGCGAGAGGGCTTATTGAAAAGGAGAAAGTTGGCAGAAATGTAATTCTCATGCTAACTAAACTCGGCGAGTTCTTTGCATTGTTAGGTTAG
- a CDS encoding N-glycosylase/DNA lyase, whose product MGIEGLLVQIPIEVWDRIVEEEPEWRYMHRFLEKYGFGRFAVLMVAAGLNDFQLKGKAEIAYWPKLRDLLERKEVPASPQEMEDMLKGFYTKERLADLKLKRLNRFLSSELADKLWIAEPKEVVENFIGIWYELAATMRQNRDAKTIAFAMKCLGISLLMTGESNFSFEKIPIPVDYRVKEFTKRLGVSIDDEEVRRFWSQVLEGIRSRVEINMIHLDSLIWQIGVLSKTEIVDYFAKLGLREVGEKIAEVMR is encoded by the coding sequence ATGGGTATTGAGGGTTTACTTGTCCAAATCCCCATTGAAGTATGGGACAGGATAGTCGAAGAGGAGCCGGAATGGCGCTACATGCATAGATTCCTCGAAAAATACGGATTTGGTAGATTTGCCGTTTTGATGGTTGCTGCTGGTTTGAATGATTTTCAGCTCAAAGGAAAGGCTGAGATTGCTTACTGGCCCAAGCTTAGAGATTTGCTTGAGAGAAAGGAAGTCCCTGCTTCTCCACAAGAGATGGAAGATATGCTTAAAGGGTTCTACACAAAGGAAAGACTGGCTGATTTAAAGCTGAAGAGGTTAAATCGCTTCCTTTCGAGTGAGCTTGCCGATAAGCTCTGGATTGCAGAGCCAAAAGAAGTTGTGGAGAACTTTATCGGGATATGGTATGAGCTCGCTGCTACGATGAGGCAGAACAGGGACGCAAAAACCATCGCTTTTGCGATGAAGTGCCTTGGCATATCGCTTCTTATGACTGGGGAGAGCAACTTTAGCTTTGAAAAAATTCCGATTCCTGTCGATTACAGGGTTAAGGAGTTTACGAAAAGGCTTGGCGTAAGCATAGATGATGAAGAAGTGAGAAGGTTCTGGAGCCAAGTTTTGGAGGGGATAAGGAGTAGAGTGGAAATAAACATGATTCATCTTGACTCTCTGATATGGCAGATTGGTGTGCTTAGCAAGACTGAAATCGTGGACTATTTTGCAAAGCTGGGTTTGAGAGAGGTTGGAGAAAAAATTGCGGAGGTGATGAGATGA
- a CDS encoding methanogenesis marker 9 domain-containing protein: MIAQGYLTISCPVATSAMSGITDASFVKRFEDAGLVTIGGYSIDEPTIEASRRMSERGRREFLIDEPFEHIEQELEQLSGRTVAVNVRASSLTPLMELAPIIAEHRGVLEIDAHCRQPEMMEVGAGQALLHQPHRLVEWVRRLKETGVVLSLKMRTNITNEVALARALEGAGLDMLHLDCMGAQRRGEYAPTDHRPLRAVRNATSLLIIGNNGVRDYESAKKMFSKGADMVSVARPLVENPEVVGALSRTLKKMEAAYGWYNMPSHICAGGDLRGLAFCCAPVKNCPLQSVLKQIGLSPAEFMRLKESLVAGTPLEQGEGTCFGSLAYCCKPTRACPYRDAALARAGISLKQYAQYKRKLAQDIVHVLKRRSARQRVSKHR; encoded by the coding sequence ATGATTGCACAAGGCTATCTTACCATCTCATGTCCAGTTGCCACCTCTGCCATGTCTGGCATCACCGATGCCTCGTTCGTGAAGAGGTTCGAGGATGCGGGTCTCGTGACGATAGGTGGGTACTCCATCGATGAGCCCACCATCGAGGCATCCAGAAGGATGAGCGAGAGGGGAAGAAGGGAGTTCCTGATAGATGAGCCCTTTGAGCACATCGAGCAGGAGCTTGAGCAGCTCTCTGGCAGGACGGTGGCAGTGAACGTGAGGGCGTCCTCGCTCACACCCCTGATGGAGCTTGCACCCATCATCGCAGAGCACCGTGGGGTGCTGGAAATCGACGCCCATTGCAGACAGCCCGAGATGATGGAGGTCGGGGCTGGACAGGCCCTGTTGCACCAGCCCCACAGGCTCGTGGAATGGGTGAGAAGGCTCAAAGAGACGGGTGTGGTGCTCTCCCTGAAGATGAGGACAAACATCACCAATGAGGTCGCGCTTGCCCGGGCGCTCGAGGGTGCTGGGCTGGACATGCTGCACCTCGACTGCATGGGAGCCCAGAGAAGGGGTGAGTACGCACCCACAGACCATCGCCCCCTGAGGGCGGTGAGGAATGCCACATCGCTTCTCATCATAGGCAACAATGGTGTGAGAGATTACGAGAGCGCCAAGAAGATGTTCTCTAAGGGAGCCGATATGGTATCGGTGGCGCGCCCTCTCGTGGAAAATCCAGAGGTGGTGGGTGCGCTTTCGAGAACCCTCAAGAAGATGGAGGCAGCCTATGGATGGTACAACATGCCCTCCCACATCTGTGCCGGAGGGGACCTGAGGGGGCTCGCGTTCTGCTGTGCTCCTGTGAAGAACTGCCCTCTCCAGTCCGTGCTGAAGCAGATTGGTCTCTCGCCAGCGGAGTTCATGCGCCTCAAAGAGAGCCTTGTGGCAGGCACGCCACTCGAGCAGGGAGAGGGCACCTGCTTTGGCTCGCTCGCTTACTGCTGCAAGCCCACGAGGGCATGTCCCTACAGGGATGCCGCCCTCGCCCGTGCTGGTATCTCCCTCAAGCAGTATGCTCAGTACAAGCGCAAGCTTGCGCAGGACATCGTGCACGTCCTAAAAAGGCGCAGTGCTCGGCAGAGGGTGAGCAAACATAGATAA
- a CDS encoding biotin transporter BioY codes for MGGCMEFLSGYRRARLRLFEWRSCLEWEYKLLLALGFAALTGLAAQVVIFLPWTPVPITAQTFAVLVGAVVLGRHWGGVGQLIYVALGAIGVPWFYGMSGGYEHLLGASGGYLLGFVVAAWLVGYLSDTHPSTRRAPSLLGLFLLATVVIYGLGLLQLYAWLCAHSTPPTLLELLIKGVLPFLPGDILKAVLASGCAWAIVPKERFC; via the coding sequence GTGGGTGGTTGCATGGAGTTTTTAAGCGGCTACAGGCGTGCACGGCTCAGACTCTTTGAGTGGCGCTCTTGTCTCGAGTGGGAGTACAAGCTGCTGCTTGCCCTCGGGTTTGCAGCACTCACAGGGCTTGCGGCACAGGTGGTCATCTTTTTGCCCTGGACTCCCGTGCCCATCACTGCCCAGACGTTTGCGGTGCTCGTCGGTGCGGTGGTGCTGGGAAGGCACTGGGGTGGTGTTGGACAGCTCATATATGTTGCCCTTGGCGCCATCGGAGTGCCGTGGTTTTATGGCATGAGCGGTGGCTATGAGCATCTCTTGGGAGCGAGTGGTGGATACCTGCTTGGATTCGTGGTTGCCGCATGGCTCGTGGGCTATCTTTCAGACACCCATCCCAGCACGAGGAGGGCACCGTCCTTGCTCGGGCTCTTCCTTCTGGCAACGGTGGTGATATATGGACTCGGGCTTCTTCAACTCTACGCGTGGCTCTGTGCGCACTCCACCCCGCCCACTCTGCTCGAGCTGCTCATAAAGGGCGTCCTGCCATTCCTTCCGGGCGACATCCTGAAGGCGGTGCTCGCCTCCGGGTGTGCGTGGGCAATTGTGCCAAAGGAGAGGTTCTGCTGA
- a CDS encoding 3-isopropylmalate dehydratase large subunit translates to MGSTISEKIIGMKAGRDVEAGEFVECAVDLAMAHDGTSVIALKVLSEMGVERVWDASKIAIPFDHIVPANCERTAMLHRRVREWVRAQHIQHFFDVGEGICHQILPERRLVRPGMLVVGADSHTCTYGALGAFATGLGATDIADVFARGITWLRVPETIRIEVSGRLPRGVVAKDVILSIVGTLGADGASYRALEYYGDTIATMSMDERLTLCNMGVEMGAKASIVPPDATTLEYIGDRGRDCTPVHSDEDAHFCEEYEFDVSNLAPQVAVPHRVDDVHPVDEVVGTPVDQVFIGTCTNGRLSDLEGAARILKGRRVKVRTIIAPASRRILAEACRRGIITTLVESGATIINPGCGPCLGAHEGVLSEGEVCLSTANRNFRGRMGAGGLIYLASPLTAAATALHGMIADPREYV, encoded by the coding sequence ATGGGCAGCACTATCAGCGAGAAGATTATCGGCATGAAGGCTGGAAGGGACGTGGAGGCTGGGGAGTTCGTGGAGTGTGCAGTGGACTTGGCAATGGCACACGATGGCACGAGCGTCATCGCCCTCAAGGTGCTCTCAGAGATGGGTGTGGAGAGGGTATGGGATGCGAGCAAGATTGCAATTCCGTTCGACCACATCGTGCCAGCCAACTGTGAGCGCACCGCCATGCTCCACCGCAGGGTGAGGGAGTGGGTGAGGGCACAGCACATCCAGCACTTCTTCGATGTGGGCGAGGGAATATGCCACCAGATTCTCCCAGAGCGGAGGCTCGTGCGTCCGGGGATGCTGGTGGTGGGGGCAGACTCCCACACATGCACATATGGGGCGCTGGGTGCGTTCGCCACGGGGCTCGGCGCGACCGACATAGCAGACGTGTTTGCGCGGGGCATCACGTGGCTCAGAGTGCCAGAGACCATCCGCATCGAGGTCAGCGGAAGACTGCCGCGGGGAGTGGTGGCAAAGGACGTGATACTGAGCATCGTGGGCACGCTCGGTGCAGATGGGGCAAGCTACAGGGCACTGGAGTACTACGGGGACACGATAGCCACGATGTCCATGGACGAGAGGCTCACGCTGTGCAACATGGGGGTGGAAATGGGAGCAAAGGCGAGCATCGTGCCGCCAGACGCCACCACCCTCGAGTACATTGGAGACAGGGGCAGGGACTGCACTCCCGTGCACTCCGACGAGGATGCTCACTTCTGTGAGGAGTACGAGTTCGACGTCTCCAATCTTGCCCCACAGGTGGCGGTGCCCCACAGGGTGGACGATGTGCACCCGGTGGACGAAGTGGTGGGCACTCCCGTTGATCAGGTGTTCATCGGCACGTGCACCAACGGAAGGCTGAGCGACCTCGAGGGGGCTGCCCGAATATTGAAAGGGAGGAGGGTAAAGGTCAGAACCATCATCGCCCCAGCTTCAAGGCGCATACTCGCAGAGGCCTGCAGGAGAGGAATCATCACCACGCTCGTGGAGAGCGGGGCAACAATAATAAACCCGGGATGCGGTCCCTGCCTTGGGGCACATGAAGGGGTGCTCTCGGAGGGCGAGGTGTGCCTGTCAACCGCAAACAGAAACTTCAGGGGCCGCATGGGGGCTGGGGGGCTGATATACCTCGCATCACCGCTCACTGCAGCCGCAACCGCCCTGCACGGCATGATAGCAGACCCTAGGGAGTACGTGTGA
- a CDS encoding radical SAM/SPASM domain-containing protein: protein MMLAHPLKVVAWELTGACNLRCTHCRASAGASSKDELTTDEALFLIDSLAPHSPMLIMTGGEPLMRKDLFELLAHAKRRGVRCVLSTNGTMLTPSLAMRIRENGVERVSISLDGATPSTHDHIRGRGAFEGAIEGARCALEAGLELQINTTFTRGNIHEKEAILELARELGAVALHVFMLVPTGRGRGGEEMSPPQYEDTLRWLHEAALCHPEMEIRPTCAPHYVRIVSEMEGIVPTRRMGCLGGITFCFISRRGEVYPCGYLPLKAGSIRESSIDEIWENSPLFARLREPEALGGKCGECKYRVACGGCRARAYALTGDVLGPEPFCIHTPIPVEERER from the coding sequence ATGATGCTGGCACACCCCCTTAAGGTGGTGGCATGGGAGCTCACGGGTGCGTGCAACCTCAGATGCACCCACTGCAGAGCGTCTGCCGGGGCTTCCTCCAAGGACGAGCTCACCACCGATGAGGCTCTCTTCCTGATAGACTCGCTCGCCCCCCACAGCCCGATGCTCATCATGACAGGGGGCGAGCCCCTGATGAGAAAAGACCTGTTTGAGTTGCTCGCCCATGCCAAGCGAAGGGGCGTAAGATGCGTGCTCTCCACCAACGGCACGATGCTCACACCTTCCCTTGCCATGCGCATACGAGAGAATGGTGTTGAGAGGGTGAGCATAAGTCTCGATGGAGCCACCCCCTCGACCCACGACCACATACGGGGGAGGGGAGCCTTTGAGGGAGCCATTGAGGGAGCAAGATGCGCCCTTGAGGCTGGGCTCGAGCTTCAGATAAACACCACCTTCACGAGGGGGAACATCCATGAGAAGGAAGCCATACTGGAGCTGGCGAGGGAGCTGGGGGCAGTTGCCCTTCACGTGTTCATGCTCGTGCCCACTGGAAGGGGTAGGGGTGGGGAGGAGATGAGCCCACCTCAGTACGAGGACACATTGCGATGGCTCCATGAGGCTGCTCTGTGCCATCCAGAGATGGAGATCAGGCCCACGTGTGCCCCCCACTACGTCAGGATAGTGAGCGAGATGGAGGGCATCGTGCCCACAAGGAGGATGGGATGTCTTGGGGGAATCACATTCTGCTTCATATCGAGAAGGGGGGAGGTGTACCCATGCGGGTATCTGCCCCTCAAGGCGGGCAGCATACGAGAGAGCTCAATCGATGAGATATGGGAGAACTCCCCTCTCTTTGCCCGGCTGAGGGAGCCAGAGGCCCTTGGTGGAAAGTGTGGAGAATGCAAGTATAGGGTCGCATGTGGGGGGTGCAGGGCAAGGGCGTACGCCCTCACAGGGGATGTGCTGGGACCAGAGCCCTTCTGCATCCACACCCCCATACCCGTGGAGGAGAGGGAACGATAG
- the ppcA gene encoding phosphoenolpyruvate carboxylase: MKIPKCMSTQHPDNVHLPFFAESTELGGEDEIQEAYYVFSHLGCDEQMWDCEGKEVDNFVVKKLLTKYESFFRETRLGRDVFITLRVPNPTVEKAEAKILLETLESIPRSFDAAKLFYGDDTPPIFEVILPMTASPMCLDRIYRYYCDFVVGKQNKLFREGDITIAEWIGEFKPEIINVIPLFEDMEHMLDAHNMTREYLKDKDVEHQRVFLARSDPAMNYGHVSAVLLNKIALQRLQTLSEDIGVEIYPIVGVGSAPFRGNLRPQTVERVAKEYPSTHTLTVQSAFKYDNPPDEVKRAIRKLQERKTRSPHEIYEERCLEIIGKYSQEYQKQIIELAPVINRVARYVPSRRRRKLHIGLFGYSRSIGKISLPRAITFTAALYSLGLPPEILGLNALDEEDIQFIREVYVNFDYDLGEALRYFNQDTPFLPKGLETIVSDFPVDFQPDEEHKELTDHIIGSLKENKTEDLGEYVLRAANLRRFLG; the protein is encoded by the coding sequence ATGAAGATACCAAAATGCATGAGCACGCAGCACCCTGATAATGTGCATTTACCGTTTTTTGCAGAGAGCACTGAACTTGGCGGGGAAGACGAAATACAGGAGGCATACTACGTCTTCTCTCATCTGGGTTGTGATGAGCAGATGTGGGATTGTGAAGGCAAGGAAGTCGATAATTTTGTGGTCAAAAAATTATTGACAAAATATGAATCGTTCTTCCGGGAGACACGACTGGGTAGAGACGTGTTCATAACTTTAAGGGTTCCAAATCCAACAGTGGAGAAAGCCGAGGCAAAAATTTTACTGGAAACATTGGAAAGCATACCGAGGTCTTTTGACGCTGCCAAGCTATTTTACGGGGATGACACACCCCCAATATTCGAGGTCATCTTACCAATGACTGCCTCTCCCATGTGTCTTGATAGAATCTACAGGTATTATTGCGATTTTGTTGTGGGGAAACAGAATAAGCTATTTAGGGAGGGAGATATCACAATCGCTGAATGGATTGGGGAATTCAAGCCTGAAATAATTAACGTGATACCTCTTTTTGAAGATATGGAACACATGCTTGATGCACACAACATGACCAGAGAATATTTGAAAGATAAGGATGTGGAACATCAAAGAGTCTTCTTGGCAAGGTCAGACCCAGCAATGAATTACGGACATGTCAGCGCTGTTCTTTTAAACAAGATAGCTCTCCAGAGATTACAAACTTTATCTGAGGATATAGGTGTTGAAATTTACCCCATTGTGGGTGTTGGCTCGGCCCCTTTCAGGGGCAATCTCAGACCACAAACAGTAGAAAGAGTTGCAAAAGAGTATCCAAGCACCCATACCCTTACCGTTCAATCGGCATTCAAATACGACAATCCCCCTGACGAAGTTAAAAGGGCCATAAGAAAGCTCCAAGAAAGAAAAACACGCTCACCCCATGAAATATACGAAGAAAGGTGTTTGGAGATAATTGGGAAATACTCTCAAGAATACCAAAAACAAATCATAGAATTAGCACCAGTAATCAACAGAGTTGCAAGGTATGTTCCGAGTAGAAGGAGGAGGAAGTTGCATATAGGTCTCTTCGGGTATTCACGTAGTATAGGGAAAATCTCATTGCCACGGGCGATAACGTTTACAGCCGCTCTTTATTCCTTAGGTTTGCCACCAGAAATTTTGGGTTTGAATGCACTGGATGAAGAGGACATTCAATTTATCAGAGAAGTTTATGTAAATTTTGATTATGATTTAGGGGAAGCCCTCAGATACTTTAACCAAGATACACCGTTTTTACCAAAGGGTCTTGAAACAATAGTCAGTGATTTTCCAGTGGACTTTCAGCCAGATGAAGAGCATAAAGAACTAACAGATCATATTATAGGGTCATTAAAGGAAAACAAAACCGAAGATTTGGGAGAGTATGTCCTAAGAGCAGCAAACTTGAGAAGATTCTTGGGATAA